The sequence ACTGACAACGCGTCGAAGCGGCGCTATCCAGTTCATTGAGAAGAAAGTGGAATTAAGAATAACAACGCTTATAATAAGGCTGCGCTGCTACAGACATGCGTCTAATTGAATTCATTAAGCTAATATAGGTCTCGGAGAATTGTATGCGTCCGGTCataatttcttcaataattcagACAAGCAGTGGAATTCTTTGTATATTGCTTCTACACACTACGaataaagtaataaaatatGTAACTGATTTTTATAATTCAAGCATCTTTGCTTTCATTCTTTACTTCTCGTAtgaaggcacaaaagcctcaatgtttattttttgaaaaactatatTATagaatctatatatatataaaaatatatacaaCTTTAAccaataattcaaagaaaatttatatgaagaaagATACAACCTACGGCAACATGTTACGGTACTTCAACCGCAATTCCTCGTTGCGAAATGAACTGTTTGAATAAAACGTGCCTATGAATATCATTAACCCTTCCCGAGAGGATTCTGTAAACTCACCATCATGAATTTGCTCTATAGGTCGGCCGATGGTGCattggttgaaaaaaaaaaacaaattactcACGTTCTTCTGCCCGGATTTAGCCAGTGAGCTTTGTCACATGAAAGCGTGGGCTATGTGGCGGGTGCTGATAATCAACTCATTGTACAAACTCAGACAATTTATCATTGGATTAGGCGTGCTCCATCGGAGTATATCTTTCGTTTTGAGAAGTTTATTAACGAAGTGAAATGTGGGCACCATTCGTTGTCGCCAGTTGATCCTGGCTTGCGGTGAGCATGCGAGGTTGTTTATTGTTATCCAGCTAAAAGTAATGATTCTTAACTTTTCTACGCCCATCAGACAGCCAATTCTTGCAGCAATGGGACCATTCCTGCGCGCAGCACACTCTATTGTAACCCACGGCTACAAAGCTGTGCCGTGACGCCTGGCGTTGCGTAGCGTTATTTGTATACAGGGATATGAAAGTATGGCATGTAATTTATTACTGTCAAGCGTTGTAAATCAAGATCGGAATGCAAACACTCAACCGCTTAAGATTATAATCAATGCTGGAAATTTTTCCTTGCTCACACTTATAGGAAGGGTTCCTGAATTTATGATTCAAGTCTGCCTGATCAGACTTTATGACTGTTTTGAttgtttcggaatttccaaaacaaaagttatcttGAATGAAAAAACCTCTCAAAATTACGACTGCGATAGAGGCTGGACAAAAAGCTAGGAACTATCCAAATTTTAACAAAATACAAATGATCAAGATTCCATAAAATATCAACCAATGTCTTTGATTCTGGGAGCGTTCGAAAAGCATGCTCAGAAATGTAGTGTAAAAGATTTCGTAAACGAATTGGAATGCTATGGTCTTCAAAAACCATGAAGCTTGATATTggtataaatgaaaaaaatcacttttaaaaTACCCTAAAATGTTCCGGAATATCGCCGGTACCCGGTGATCTAAACATGCTTTTGAACCAGTTTTCTAGATAAATCTTCCTATTGAATGCTGTCAGAACCAAAGAGATCGGTTGATTTTCCAAGGGGTTATGGGTTTTGAATTTAGATAGTTTAAAAGTTTACCAGGCTCGACCATTTTGTCCGCCCTAGTCAACATATTTTTAACCCTTTGACCAATCAGAAAGCTCTAAGGCTCTAAGCTCTTTAATCATGTTATGTTTTATTTCCGAGCATGCTATAAAAGATCGTTTTTTGGAGTGGTCCTACAGCCTTAAATACACTTAGTGTAGGAAAAGCAAAGCGTATAATATCGTCATAAACAAGGCAAACAATACAAATGTTCAAAGGAGACTAAATCTAAAGAAATGAAATATTACAAACATGTCACCAACCTGGTACCGAGAAAAATGCAGAAATAATGCGATATGatcaattcaattaaaaaatcaGCGTGAACTGTCGCAGATTATGCACGCCCTTGCTCTTGCATTTTACGTACGGTTTCCTCCGCGCAAACTCCACACACTCAGAATTGGTTACATCGCGGTATGTCATATTAATCTCATTCATCATTGAATTTCCGCTTTCCTCTCAGACACACTGGATATAAGCTCAACTAGCAATGAGGGGTCCGGTCCACACCAACTGTTCGGGCATTTCAACGTACTCAACCAACTCATGTTCCCTCTTTCTATCCATTTCGCTGCAGATACTTGGAACAGAGCTGGTCCGATCGCACGTGAAAAAATCGAATGCACAGCCGCTGAAGGTATACAACATCGAAATCCCCTACTGGATCGTGGAAGCATACAAATCGATCGGAATGTTCGGTTTTGGAGCCGCCTGTAGCCAGCTGTTGACCGACGTGGGGAAGTACACCATCGGTCGGTTGCGACCACATTTCTTTGATGTAAGTAGATTTCCTCGGGAGGACAACGTTGGGCTACAAAACATTGGAGACAAACAAACACATATGACATAAATTTTATCTCATTGATTTATAGAAGGCGGAACATAAACAATACTTCGTAGTATATCAActtttttattgaattaaatTGAGCGGTTTGGATGTTTTGTTTCAATGCAATATACAATTGAAAATCCAAACTAGGGGAGCTGTTCCATTTTATATCTTACTGAacatattcatctcatcacaaacaaagaaatacagcaccaatcttgtcgctttttttttttgctaacatgcgtgctgaCTGCTAAACAATCACAAAAACAAGAAACAATTCAAACTCctattcattgctttgtttttgatgggatgaatatggAGGCTATGAGACAAAGTGtcgaatttcttcttcttcttcttattggcattacatcccccactgggacattgccgcctcgctgcttagtgtgcattcagcacttccacagttattaaccgcgaggtttctaagccaagttaccatttttgcaatcgtatatcatgaggctaacacgatgatacttttatgactagggaagtagagacaatttccaaaccgaaagttgtctagaccggcaccgggaatcgaaaacagtcaccctcagcatggttttgctttatagccgcgcatcttaccgctaggctagaCTTACCGTTTAGCAAAGGCTAATGTTCAATTTGCTCTCAGTTTCTTCAGCCAATGATTTAATACGACTTCTGCTtgacgcaatttttttttttttgtaaattcgaCTTCACAAACTATGTGACTATATacccgggtagaggtgaataacaaacaaataacataataataacaaaatttgctatgatatcagatttatttattcttatgttattcataaataacatgtgggccctccttagccgtgcagtaagatgcgcggctacaaagcaataccatgctgagggtggctgggttcgattcccggtgccggtctaggcaattttcggattggaaattgtctcgacttccctgggcataaaagtatcatcgtgtagaagaaaacaacaaaataatatcaaattttactattaatttatgaataactgaatagcaaaatctgctattagtttgtttgatatagttgctaaaatagcaaaaataataacagacattgctctagcaaattactcataaataactcattttgctattataataacaaaccaatagcaaaatatttgaagaaaagaaaatatcaaaatcagttattattggtatgttgaaaatgcaaatgataaatgaataacaaactttgctatgattgcaaaatgtgttcttcatttATTGTTCTGCTCCttcttacaataacatataaataacttattttactattataacaaaatttgttgttggaatgttattttatgttatttatgaataacataagaatgactaaatctgatatcatagcaaaatttgttattattatgttatttgtttgttattcacctctacccgggaatcccatttatttccaccacttaacagatacgtatttcgacctcaacagtaaggtcgtcttcagtgtctcgtactttactcgacttagtcggacttagtcgagtcaagtacgagacactgaggacgatcttactgttgaggtcgaaatacgtatctgtcaaggtacaattaagtggtggaaataaatgggattgtacaaactcgtcttatgacaagtgaagagaaAATGCAGAGCCATTGAAAGACAAGAAGGTATTGGCGATTGATCAGAAAAATTATAAGagaatgaattgacacaaatACTTCGCTCCATTAAATTTCTGCACGCAAAGGTTTTTTGCCcttatttgagaggttttcagcccaaAACCGGCTCACCTCTAAACACGCAAAGGTTTTTTAGTTTTGATATCAGAGAAGTATTCAAACAATTACAACCAAAATcaagataatttttaaaaaataaacagcgccGGAGATATACTCATTTCTAAAATGTATCACAACAATGCTAATGATTATATCATAATCTGAATGTGGTGTCATTTAGCTAAAGCATAGTAGTAGACAATATCTAACACTCAAATGATTCGAAATTACGCATTTCAGagaaaagaaaacaatgaaGAATGTAAAATCCAATATAACAAGCAATTTCATTTGTAGGTTTGCCAACCAATGATGCCTGATGGAACTACCTGTAGAGATCAGGTAAACCACAATCGTTACATCGTAGATTTCACTTGTACCAGTGCGAATTCCACGCCTCGTATGCTGAAAGAGATGCGCCTATCATTCCCGAGTGGTCATTCCAGTTTTTCGATGTACACCCTCATCTATTGTGCGGTAAGCTGATACTACATTTTGAAACCACCACCTCTGCTTCATTTCGAATGTTCTGTTTCACAGATTTATCTCCAATCGAGGATGAACTGGCGAGGATCGAAGCTGCTGAAGCACTTTCTACAGTTCCTGCTCATAATGTTGGCGTGGTACACGTGTTTGAGTCGCATTTCCGATTACAAACATCACTGGTCGGACGTACTAGCTGGAGCGGTTCTGGGTTCCACGGTGGCTATCGTTGTTTCGAACTACTGCTCCGATTTGTTCGACGCCCGAAGGAAACGCACATCTGCTCTACCCCAGACACGCTATGAGCTTGGCCAGAGTCATACTACTTCCAACGGAAACCAGCAATAGCTGATAGTAATAGGCATTACGTAGcatatgtgatttttaaaaactattgCCTTTCACGTCGACAGGGGCAATCGACCtacaaactatatttattaTATAGTGATGAACTAATTTATTTTACGTATGATAAAAGAAGAGACAGCTATTTATTGATTGAAACTGCTGCATCCTGTAAGATAAGATATTGTTTTAAGCAAAACTTCAAATCTtccgttttgttttgttttattggCCACAGCTTAGCGTGCTACAAAATTGTAttaataaagaatttaattttaACATACTGGACTAAATTACACTTCAATTAATACAGCCTCTTCCCTGAAAAACATAACCAAACTAAAGCGTTTAATGAGTAACGAGGGGAAGGGTTAAACGTCTAAACCAAAGTAACTTTTCGCGTTTTATTGCACTCTTTTTGTGCTTTTAAAGGCAGATAATAGGGACATACGATGGTTTCCAGttggccttgcgagcaaaggcgtatgattgccaatccggagatgacaaGTTCAATTCTCGGTTTGGTCTACATGGATACCCAAATGTGGGTTGTTTTCATTAAAAACCTTTTTTACCCAAAAACCTAATTTTGCGTAAAATGGCATTTCCActactaggtagtttgcctttaatcccatacAAACAATTTACCCAACGCTGAGTTCAGTTTACCCAAAGCAGACCTTATTcaactcaaaattgagaatattgaatttagtcaAATTTGGATTATGGTGCTGAGCAATAAATCAGTAAGGGGACGAGGGAGGATGGGTCTCCGgaatttgtgacagtttgtcaCAGGGGAGTCCCGGCTTTGGTTGCGTTCATCCAGAAAAAACCTTGATTGCAGTTTAGCAACAATTTGTTTAacttaaaaaatattcatgcaaatAAGAGGTAATTCTCACTAccattttgactcaaatcccgaacatattccaaacactggcgttttatATAACGACCTAAACTAGAATGTTCCTCGGTTTTTCATATTGAGAAccaagattacaaacgaatttaTGGAAAGAAATGCACGAATAAAGTATTGTGCTATTGTACTGTGCGGTTGTCTTTTCTCTTTGCtgcaggaagtttttaatactacccgaagctattttaattgccacagtgcttctcagcgctaccTACTGATCCCGTTGCTGATCTTCTGTTACCTACAACTATTGTCTGAGTCACACAACCCTTAAGACGATTTCATCGAGCAAGGACCTCGAAATCGTTCTCGAGAGTAAGCTTCGTTTTACTGAGCATGTCTCATTGTCTCAGTTACCATCGCTAATGCCAACACAATGCAATGCTTGGATTCTTGCGGCCTTAGACAAGTTCGATGATTGTACTTTGATTCGTAGCATACTCTAGTATGGAGTACACATCTGGGATCCGTATCACTCCGTTCACATTGACCACATTGGGAGAATACAGCAGCGCTTCCTCATCTACGCTTGGCGCcgctaaacgattttataatctTAACTAGGTatgtaagtgcaactaataaagcgatatttcaattttctatatgtcatgtcaaactgtcaaaactgTCTGGAGTGTCTTCACTGGAGTGTATCTTCAGCGCACGTTCTCATGTGgctctggcgtgcatttttttGGCAGTTTAACATGACATGTGAAAAGACGGAGCTACTgtatcgcgctaataacacacgacaGTTCTaggagaagttgaaccgttcacgtaagggccacgagccacagcctgatatgtgtaaggacacaaacgggaaccttcttacgaacgagcgtggggtgatccaaaggtggcggcagcactacgaaaaacacctgaatggcgatgtgtcTATGGTGATGGACTTGGGgaaacgcgcgcaggacataattttaccggctccggatgtccaggaaattcagaaggagattggccggctgaaaaacaacaaagcccctggggttgaccaactaccgggagagctatttaaacacggtggtgaggcactggctagagcgctgcactaggtcattaggggccgtacacatattacgtaagcacttatggggggaggggggaccgtcattttcttacgcaccatataaataaaaaatcaattgtatgaaaaaaatcttacatggggggaggggaggtcgaaaaacccagaaaaaatgcttacgtaatatgtgtatgaccccttaccaagatttgggaggaggaagttttgccgcaggagtggatggaaggtgtcgtgtgtcccatctataaaaagggcgataactggattgtagcaactaacgcgcaatcacattgctgaacgccgcctacaaggtactctcccaaattttatgccgtcgactaaaattgcaccaattgcaatgaagaTGAACttcagtaccaggcgggttttatgggcgaacgcctCACCACGGACCAGATATTCGCCAAATACTGCAGAGATGCCTCGAATACAACGAATCGacttcaaagtcgcatatgatacaaacgagcgggaccagctatggcagctaatgcacgaacacggataaggggtaatacgaagagcagggattaacacgagtggtacaatttttaataagtccgtctagctatttggcttcgccgacgacatagatattatggcacgtaactttgagaagatgaagaaagcctacatcagactgaagaggggagctaaacggattggactagtcatcaacacgtcgaagacgaagtacatgatagaaagaggttcaagagaagataatgtgagccacccaccgcaagtttgcatcggtggtggacgatgctcatggaggaccaacgcgcacttggcgttttcgaaaggaaagttctgcgtaccatctatggtggggtgcagatggcggacggtacgtggaggaggcgaatgaaccacgagtggcatgagctgctgggagaaccatccatcgttcacaccgcgaaaatcggacgactgcggtgggccgggcacgtagccagaatgccggacagtaacccggttaaaatgCGTTAGActtcgtggttggcgacgtgtagacatggaccgagccgaatggagaagactcttatataccggacaggtcacttcggccttagtctgattaaataaataataatacatgACATATGTAATACATGACATGTAGATTGAAGGTAAAATGTGTTTGTTGTCCTTGCATGTATATAAATTGAAGTTAGGTATAAGGCATTTCATTATTTGCGTTAAACTTAATTCTATTTTTACGATAGTGATTTTCAGTACGCAACAATGACCTTTAAagaattcaaatatccctctattagttgcGATTATTTAGCTAAGATTATAAAATCATTTAGATTAAGTAATATCAAAGAGCAGATTCtttgcactgagtgtaggacaataCCTTACCGTTCTTTAGTTCTCGAATAGATTTTCTTGCTTCGTCTAACATTGGTGGTTCCAATACTTTCCCATCATCCTCAATACTGATTCTGTTTGTGCCCTCTGTGTCCGATTGTCCATTCAACAATAACTCAAGGAACTCTTTCCACCAGCAGCCACCCCTACTCGGTCAGTCAACAGATTTCCGGGGCTGTGATTGATCATATGCGGCACTAGAACTAGGACAAcactggccaatttgtaactgGTTCAGACTACCCTGGGAAAGTGACATCGGGTCAGAGTTTTCGTTTTCGAGAAAATTGTCGTATCTATGCGTATTCCTGACACATTCTTGATCTGCAGCCAACATCAAATGTATGTTCAACATATCTTTGAAAAATCCGGGTCCCGGAGCATCTCCGGTGTTCTTGTACCGATCGGTGTCTCCAAGGACAAGAGACtagaaaaaaatctgcctttgATTATTTCGGTTTTATGAAAATAGAATTATATAGAATTATTAATTATCCTATAACGAGCacttaaggtgaatcgcgttagAATCCAATTTCAAACTTCAAGGTTTCAGTAGTACACATCTCCAAAATTAAGAAGAAGGAAACAGTGAAAACCACTTTTTGAACGTTACTCCGTTGCAACATGCACTTAAAAATGAATGTCAGATTTGCTGATCGCCAATTAATTGACATTTGTTTCGACAAAACGAGAGGTGAGCGGTGAAGGCTGGGTCGGCCATTGCAAGTCTGCCATTCTCGGACCTTGTTGTGATTGTCCTTCAGCACCTTGTCTACTTTGATGGTCTTTAAAACACATGAATGGAAACCTATTAAAGAATAAGTTATTTCCATTTATATGAAACACATAAAAACATATAAAATCATATGAAACACTTCGACGAAATATCTccacaaacaaaaaaatgtgcGGAATAGAGTCCTTGAGGATGCGAAGCATGGTAGGGgaacaggtggtaaaatgaacactgaaAATGACTTGCGTTGAAATCACGAGGATAATTTGCTAGTTTTATCACTTGGTTCagcaatttaactcatattcttattgcactgaacaattttttcgctaataaacattgttttatatagttttcaatcgaaataaaaaaacatcgaaatttcgtatgtacaaaaatagtgcgggtaaaatgaacactgcctggtggtaaaatgaacatagCTTCTAaaaacccttttgaaacatttaattttctttttttaactcTAGCACTGTATATATATAACTAGTTAAGATTatgagagccttttgaaaaatctggtacaacttttgaaaagctcctaattatcaatataataaaaagaagaaaaaaagttttgaattatcagttattttttaaattaaatttacatattcaaagttttttcttggttatttgatatggttcgtttcttgaacttccgcttcacaattgcacaacttttatcataaatttgtgaaagtGTTCTTTTTACCCCTATACGTGCCTTGTGATAAATAACTCTTCCTCTAACTATGCAAACCAATAATTTTACCTATTtacccctgcaacatctttgtgaaggttgtCCAATTTGCCGCTGTGGTTAGAACAGGTTTGAATcaatgttattatgaatttattaagaattaaagcttgcggaaaaatggttaaaaattacatcagaccctatttttacggtctcgtttgatattttggatagtaatagctattcgttcggtctcaaaaaccaaaatattagctcattttatttcgaggaaaacgtgtgcatgattaacatacgcctaaatagtgttttaatataaatatagccaactgttcattttaccacctcttaCTCTATACCAGTACAGTaacagttcgctaactgggcgctttttaactggactgttttttaactgggcgttcgctaactgggcccagttaaaaagcatttatccgtcaaaaaacaacaaaaaagacTCGGTGACGAGGGGATTCTGAAGGATATATTCTTTAAGCTTCATGTAAAACACGATCACAACAATGCATCGCGAATTTCCTAgtcagcccagttaaaaagcggaGTTCGTTAACTGGGCTGGTGttttagcccagttagcgaagGGTTGCTGTATATCGGTACTTTAACTTCTTCTAATACATCATGAAGCACAACACGATAACACGATAAGTACTACAAAACATAGAATTCCATGCACGCGCGCCTTAATATATGTAATGATAAACGACATCATCCACTCACGGTTTATAGCCGCATAAAAAGCATCCGCAGCATAGCCGTTATTATAACAAACAAGCAAAGCTTATAGTCGTCTCACGAAGAGCAGAAAAGCTCAGAATGGCTTAATAATCGTCATCAGCCTGATCAAATGAAAACTTCATCATAAGTCGTCAGTTTTAACTCTGCGCTCACCAGATATCGTCACGTTTTGTTGTATTCGCGGCGgactcgtttttttttctgtcttttAATAAGTACTGTTAGCGGTTTGGTCTGTTCCATTCTAGTGAAGAGCACACAAGCTGAGACAAAATTGACGCTGCAACAACTGTGGAATGATGGCGAACTAGTGTTTGTTTGGTTGGTGTTTTCAATTAGGCCAATTCAATAAAGTGCTTGCGATTTTCCCGTGTCAAGATTATATTTACAAAGTGATTAATGCAAttataaaatgtttaaattgaTGCGGTGATTGGGTGCTGAAATGCAGTGACAGGCCAAAACCTGTGAGATCTACAGTAAGCTCACGCGAGAAATAGCGAATATAGTTCTTCAGACATGATATGTGCTTACATCATGCACTGTGCACATAGCTCGGCGACTTACTCCATCAAATTCCAAAGTATTGAGCAAAGATGAGGAAAACATGTATTGCGACGATATTGAGACCTTCAAGCCCAGACGATCAGTCGTGTTAACTCGGCTGCACTCCTTTATCTTTTTCCTTGAACTACTGAGTGCTGACCAGATCGAGTAGTGTAATCATCCCATTTCCAATTCATTAAGCAATTAATAATTTTATGCTACGGACTAACAAGAAGCTCGAACATGAAAACAACCCACTAGCGATTATACAATTCGCAAGGGAGCATTCTTTGCATCCATATTCGTTACTCGAGTACGGTTAAAGTTGTATTAGCCTGTTGGATATTCATAAGCATGCACTCAGCTCTCTGTTGTTAGATAGAGAGCCCCATTCCGGATCAGTTGGAACGTAGAATAACCACCATCACAGATTCGTACCATTTCACTCGTATACGGCAATGATGGGGAAAACACGCTGAGGGACCATGAGATTCAATGCAATGGTGGTAGAGAAAACACTAAAATGTGACTTAAGTACTTCGACGGCACAACTCTGTGTGTAGGTATGTGTTTGCGTGAACCAATAAAGACTATTGGtataagtgaaaaatgaattgAGAAATACTCTAGCTAGCATGTGTTTTTCACTAGCTGTGGCTTTTCTCCACAAAGACAAAGTGGTAATGCGAAAAGTTGTAAATAAAGAGATGACAGCGCAACTCAGCAAAGAATTCAATAAGCGACGAACTCGTTGAACTGAATGCTCCGGAAAGTTTCTGCCCACAACAAAGCGGTTGGAGTACATAATGTaccaaaataatttttatttactcTCCGATCGTGTACTATTTGTCAAACTCATTAGTTTCAAATGGTAATTGTTAACATAGAAACACGTGTCATataacatattttattatttacacAGTGTTCATCATTCAAACCGTGCTGTTTTCCAGCATCAATTATCAATTAGTGATTGTGACTAATCgattttatttttcgtttttaaaaattttcaaccgTAAAGGCTCAAAAGCTCCGAAAGAAGGTTCTGTTATCTCAACATTTGTTATAATGTACCCTACGGatcaacagaaatttgatttttcttcaaatGGTGTCTACATGTAGCATTAAACATAATTAATCGTCTTTGTAAAtacctataagatcaatttaagaagaaaattatattttgatgcttttaaccctttataaggcagtggcaactatattgccaccaacaaattatatgtttttctatttattaacaagagctctacttattctttcccatgtagtggctttatttgcttcctagtaacaccccagatgaatttgagccataaaaaaattgaaatgtcaatttgagaacaattTATTTTCGAACAGATTGCAAGTTTccagtggaagaaggattttcagttataattcgttaaaaaacaacaaagatatattttttcccgttggtattaattattttgaatctcctgtgttagattattacgcggttagcgtgaaaaaagctttgcctttctgtatatttggtttttggatttttgacgaaattgtgtttttttcccaagggtccccccttgggaacaaaagcgaaaaaaaaatgtttccacttataatgcgttttccgactaggactcttcaccaaaaaatgtaacgtgccttgatttgactggttttacgtaaaacctaatttttaaaaatcttttatttatttttgttgttgcctgttttcccgcttgcgggcagtggcaactatcttcttctccttcttcttcttcattggcattacatcccccactgagacattgccgcctcgcagcttagtgttcattaggcacttccacagttattaactgtaaggtttctaagccaagctaccatttctgcatttgtatattatgaggctaacacgatgatacttttatgcccagggaagtcgagacaatttccaatccgaaaattgtctaaaccggcaccgggaatcgaacccagccaccctcagcatggccttgcttcgtagccgcgcgtcttaccgcacggccaaggagggccccaatgtatattgccaccaatgttttcCCGCTtaccgggcagtggcaactatattgccaccaatgttgtcccgcttAACGGGCAGTGgcaacaatttatttatttattatcaggctaaggccggagtggcctgtgctgcacataaaagtcttctccattcagctcggtccaaggctgcacgtcgccaaccacgcagcctgcggagggtccgcaaatcgtcctccacctgatcgatccaccttgcccgctgtgcacctcgccttcttgttcccgtcggatcgttgtcgagaaccattttctccggattactgtccgacattctggctacgtgcctggcccaccgcagtcttctgattttcgcggtgagaacgatggatggttctcccaacagctgatgcaactcgtggttcattcgcctcctccacgtaccgtccaccatctg comes from Armigeres subalbatus isolate Guangzhou_Male chromosome 2, GZ_Asu_2, whole genome shotgun sequence and encodes:
- the LOC134211682 gene encoding putative phosphatidate phosphatase is translated as MSGSGVAPSEVTPLKRSTQTQSIADNQVQNHQPPQSVVVHAGSNSTDSNTSNSSGASNPSSEVPIIRNSQSENMDDTKRILIRVGIDFVILCCVGFPILIFFLAGQPYERGFFCDDESLMHPFHDSTVTNWMLYIIGIAVPILVILGTELVRSHVKKSNAQPLKVYNIEIPYWIVEAYKSIGMFGFGAACSQLLTDVGKYTIGRLRPHFFDVCQPMMPDGTTCRDQVNHNRYIVDFTCTSANSTPRMLKEMRLSFPSGHSSFSMYTLIYCAIYLQSRMNWRGSKLLKHFLQFLLIMLAWYTCLSRISDYKHHWSDVLAGAVLGSTVAIVVSNYCSDLFDARRKRTSALPQTRYELGQSHTTSNGNQQ